A window from Dehalococcoidia bacterium encodes these proteins:
- a CDS encoding class I SAM-dependent methyltransferase, which translates to MSKVSVDRENIAAADAAVFHNPDVVAAYRYRPPYPEEVFDLLTNLITVVPHRVLDVGCGSGEIARYLVRRVEHVDAVDFSSAMIETGKQLPGGHDPRLRWLCGAIEDAPLDPPYALITAGASLHWMAWPVVFPRLQAALACGGYLVFIEQRITPDVWSALGDIIPRYRVDTYRAPARPMIEELQQRGFFQAVGERVTEKVPFAQSIDAYIASYHSRVGFARERLGKERAAAFDQEARRSLIESYPNGSITLQVAAQIVWGIPVRTQHQSFALEHPSS; encoded by the coding sequence GTGAGCAAGGTGAGTGTGGATCGTGAGAATATTGCAGCCGCAGATGCAGCGGTCTTCCACAACCCGGACGTTGTGGCAGCCTACCGATATCGACCGCCGTACCCCGAGGAGGTATTCGATCTCCTCACCAATCTGATCACGGTGGTGCCGCATCGGGTTCTCGATGTCGGCTGTGGATCTGGGGAAATAGCACGCTACCTCGTCCGGCGGGTCGAGCACGTCGATGCTGTGGATTTCTCGTCAGCCATGATTGAGACGGGGAAGCAGCTTCCTGGAGGGCACGATCCACGGCTCCGGTGGCTCTGTGGAGCTATCGAAGATGCACCCCTTGATCCGCCCTATGCGCTCATTACGGCCGGCGCCAGCCTTCACTGGATGGCGTGGCCCGTCGTCTTCCCGCGTCTCCAGGCCGCTCTTGCGTGCGGCGGTTACCTCGTCTTCATTGAGCAGCGGATCACCCCGGACGTGTGGTCGGCGCTTGGCGATATCATCCCGCGCTACCGCGTTGATACGTATCGGGCGCCAGCGCGACCGATGATCGAGGAATTGCAGCAGCGCGGCTTTTTCCAGGCTGTCGGCGAACGGGTCACCGAGAAGGTTCCCTTTGCTCAGTCGATTGATGCCTATATTGCGTCGTATCATTCCCGTGTTGGCTTCGCCCGTGAGCGGCTGGGCAAGGAGCGAGCGGCGGCTTTCGACCAGGAGGCACGCCGGTCACTGATCGAGTCCTATCCCAACGGCTCGATAACCCTCCAAGTTGCTGCGCAGATCGTCTGGGGGATCCCAGTGCGGACCCAGCATCAGTCGTTTGCACTGGAGCACCCAAGTTCGTAA
- a CDS encoding type II toxin-antitoxin system VapC family toxin has protein sequence MNRPPVVIDASVAIKLVVIEQSTNNARALVDDCIRDGRGMFAPPHMRGEAANGIYQRLRTADQAKRLDRVGVDNALSQLLRYPIETLDPPALYERALDFAALHHLGAIYDALYVVLAQLFGAELWTADKRLLTALGGRAPWVRDISSYPLTP, from the coding sequence ATGAATCGACCACCGGTGGTCATTGATGCCAGCGTTGCGATCAAGCTCGTAGTCATCGAGCAATCTACAAACAACGCACGCGCTTTGGTCGATGATTGCATTCGAGACGGACGCGGGATGTTCGCTCCGCCCCACATGCGCGGCGAGGCCGCCAACGGGATCTACCAGCGTCTCAGAACCGCCGACCAGGCGAAGCGGCTCGATCGTGTGGGAGTGGACAACGCGCTGAGCCAGTTGCTCCGCTACCCGATCGAGACGCTCGATCCGCCAGCCCTCTACGAGCGAGCGCTCGACTTCGCGGCGCTCCACCACCTTGGGGCGATCTACGACGCGCTCTACGTCGTGCTCGCGCAGCTATTCGGCGCCGAGCTGTGGACGGCGGACAAGCGCCTGCTCACGGCGCTCGGCGGCCGAGCGCCGTGGGTCCGGGACATCAGCAGCTATCCGCTCACGCCGTAG
- a CDS encoding helix-turn-helix domain-containing protein, producing MSRIRLRLPELRASRRLSQRQVAAAAGIRPDTVSSLERGAVHGIQFETLARLCDALGCEPGDLFELDRNGSAGRNSAEAEQIAALRAQIRPLTDEERERALALLEESRQSLEEQLAARGGVPFDESWPLINAARDERSRLL from the coding sequence ATGAGCCGCATCCGTTTGCGTCTTCCCGAACTCCGCGCCAGCCGGCGCCTGTCGCAGCGCCAGGTCGCCGCCGCCGCCGGGATACGGCCCGACACCGTTTCTTCGCTGGAACGCGGCGCGGTACACGGCATCCAGTTCGAGACACTGGCCCGGCTCTGCGACGCGCTCGGCTGTGAGCCCGGCGACCTGTTCGAGTTGGACCGCAACGGCAGCGCGGGTCGTAACAGCGCGGAGGCTGAGCAGATCGCTGCATTGCGGGCGCAGATCAGGCCGCTGACCGACGAAGAACGCGAGCGGGCGCTGGCGCTGTTAGAAGAGTCGCGCCAATCACTGGAGGAGCAACTGGCCGCGCGAGGCGGCGTGCCGTTCGATGAATCCTGGCCGCTCATTAATGCCGCGCGCGACGAGCGCTCGCGGCTGCTATGA
- a CDS encoding type II toxin-antitoxin system VapC family toxin, with protein sequence MVDASVAVKWVLEEEHSQQAIALLIDSLREDCPITAPPSMLPEATNAIYQRLRTTDPIMAIPLAEAAGAIVDLLDQPLEVLAPFGIYGHALDFATAHRLPSVYDAIYVVLAQMLGAELWTADQRLLTALNSAAPWVRDIASYPLA encoded by the coding sequence GTGGTCGATGCCAGCGTCGCCGTAAAGTGGGTGCTCGAAGAAGAGCACAGTCAGCAGGCGATCGCTCTCCTGATCGACAGCCTGCGAGAAGATTGTCCAATCACTGCGCCGCCATCGATGCTTCCCGAGGCAACCAATGCCATCTATCAGCGACTCCGTACAACCGATCCAATCATGGCGATCCCGTTGGCCGAGGCCGCCGGCGCTATCGTGGATCTTCTCGACCAACCGCTCGAAGTACTGGCGCCGTTTGGCATCTATGGGCATGCCCTCGATTTCGCCACGGCCCACCGCCTGCCGAGCGTCTACGACGCGATCTACGTCGTGCTCGCGCAGATGCTCGGCGCCGAGTTGTGGACGGCGGACCAGCGCCTGCTCACCGCACTCAACAGCGCCGCGCCGTGGGTGCGGGACATTGCCAGCTATCCTCTCGCTTGA
- a CDS encoding helix-turn-helix domain-containing protein: protein MAVEQDLDLITVKEAAQLLRVSQVTIHRWLKQGRLRAYHVGPRALRLRREDLANLVLPVTAATPAGTTRTGAGGEIPRPRRLSDEEVRRGLAALERSRQRMARMRAERGAPLGESWPIIRAAREDPARHW from the coding sequence ATGGCCGTCGAACAGGATCTCGATCTGATCACGGTGAAAGAGGCGGCGCAACTGCTCCGAGTCAGCCAGGTAACGATTCACCGCTGGCTGAAGCAGGGCCGGCTGCGGGCGTATCACGTCGGCCCGCGGGCGCTGCGCCTGCGTCGGGAGGATCTTGCGAACCTCGTGCTTCCGGTGACGGCAGCCACCCCGGCTGGAACCACCCGTACCGGAGCTGGCGGGGAGATACCGCGGCCTCGACGCCTGTCGGATGAGGAGGTGCGGCGCGGGCTGGCCGCGCTCGAGCGCTCCCGACAACGCATGGCGCGCATGCGTGCTGAGCGCGGCGCGCCGCTTGGCGAATCCTGGCCGATCATTCGCGCGGCCAGAGAGGATCCCGCGCGACATTGGTAG
- a CDS encoding VOC family protein, which produces MEPLFRRIDSIQIAVPDLEAGLAFYRDKLGHQLNWRSATAAGLRLPEGSEELVLQSERPGPEIDWLVDSAEAAAARFVAAGGRIVAGPFAIAIGRCVVVEDPWGTQLVLLDMTTGPLRTDAAGRVIGAGPAEDAL; this is translated from the coding sequence ATGGAGCCGCTGTTCCGCAGGATCGACAGCATCCAGATCGCCGTGCCCGACCTCGAAGCGGGGCTGGCCTTCTACCGCGACAAGCTCGGCCACCAGCTCAACTGGCGCAGCGCGACCGCGGCCGGTCTGCGCCTGCCGGAAGGTAGTGAGGAGCTGGTGTTGCAGTCCGAGCGGCCCGGCCCGGAGATCGACTGGCTGGTCGATTCCGCCGAGGCTGCGGCCGCGCGCTTCGTTGCAGCGGGCGGCAGAATCGTCGCCGGGCCGTTCGCAATCGCCATCGGCCGCTGCGTGGTGGTCGAGGATCCCTGGGGCACACAACTGGTGCTGCTCGATATGACCACCGGCCCGCTGCGCACCGACGCCGCGGGCAGGGTGATCGGCGCCGGGCCGGCCGAAGATGCGTTATGA
- a CDS encoding glutamine synthetase: protein MPDISATLPLALAAEQRSAAGLRQFVAAHPNVRFVSLVGVDLGGNETDERIPVSTFLPDAETLLAGGVQTDGSSVVLPGIATLNDGKVDLIADPAARWIVDYNDDYRDEATGLPVGTVKIPASLEHAGKRVDARAVLARAEASAERRLLALFAQHPAAARALGFEPGEVADVLLTSATELEFWVRTPGTREEVEQLAVSQALQEQYWKPTRGAVRTGLERALTLLEACGLRPEMGHKEVGGVDARLAGSHGIAVMEQIEIDWRFATALEAADNELLARSLIARAFRSVGLEVTFLAKPIEGVAGSGEHTHIGIAVRLRDGSVKNLFTAAEPGRDYLSPIGWGALMGLLRRWDVVSPFVTCSTDAFNRLKPGFEAPVCAVAAVGHTVEEPSRNRSVLAGLVRDRESPLATRFEVRAPNPHTNSYLAIAAMYQAMLDGISYALKSGRSAGELQAEFSKKPGEPGAYLETARAYRSEADVFEHYDQAERDRLFGKPPATVFETLRTLDADAEGRSVLLADGVFDERTINSYAEAMRTRWLLELSERILAANMDAVRECRRIHANEQSDLVDELWSEVDALRRQLAQDRRLEPSLFSRVRAAIAHPDHAEVSALQQEMNTQMGELRRRYVAYTRNVLDPLPDAAAVDSLRLFSAVAASGAEV from the coding sequence ATGCCCGACATTTCTGCCACCTTGCCGCTCGCGCTGGCGGCCGAGCAGCGCAGCGCTGCCGGTCTGCGCCAGTTCGTCGCCGCCCACCCCAACGTGCGTTTCGTTTCGCTGGTCGGCGTCGACCTGGGCGGCAACGAGACCGACGAGCGCATCCCCGTTTCCACCTTCCTGCCCGACGCCGAGACCTTGCTCGCGGGCGGCGTGCAGACCGACGGCTCCAGCGTGGTGCTGCCCGGCATCGCCACGCTGAACGACGGCAAGGTCGATCTGATCGCCGACCCCGCCGCCCGCTGGATCGTGGATTACAACGACGACTACCGCGACGAGGCCACGGGCCTGCCGGTAGGCACGGTCAAGATCCCCGCCTCTTTGGAGCATGCCGGCAAGCGGGTGGATGCCCGTGCCGTGCTGGCGCGGGCCGAGGCCTCGGCAGAGCGCCGGCTGCTGGCGCTGTTCGCGCAGCATCCCGCGGCGGCGCGGGCGCTGGGTTTCGAGCCCGGCGAGGTCGCAGACGTGCTGCTTACCAGCGCCACGGAGCTCGAGTTCTGGGTGCGCACGCCGGGCACGCGCGAGGAGGTCGAGCAGCTCGCCGTCTCGCAGGCGCTGCAGGAGCAGTACTGGAAGCCGACCCGGGGCGCCGTGCGCACGGGGCTCGAGCGGGCGCTGACCCTGCTTGAGGCCTGTGGCCTGCGGCCGGAGATGGGCCACAAGGAGGTCGGCGGCGTCGACGCGCGGCTGGCGGGCTCGCACGGCATCGCCGTGATGGAGCAGATCGAGATCGACTGGCGCTTCGCCACGGCCCTCGAAGCCGCCGACAACGAGCTGCTGGCCCGCAGCCTGATCGCCCGCGCTTTCCGCTCGGTGGGCCTGGAGGTGACGTTCCTGGCCAAGCCGATCGAGGGCGTGGCCGGCAGCGGCGAGCACACGCATATCGGCATCGCCGTGCGCCTGCGCGACGGCTCGGTCAAGAACCTGTTCACCGCCGCCGAGCCGGGGCGCGACTACCTGAGCCCGATCGGCTGGGGCGCGCTGATGGGCCTGCTGCGCCGCTGGGACGTGGTCAGCCCCTTCGTCACCTGCTCCACCGACGCTTTCAACCGGCTGAAGCCCGGCTTCGAAGCGCCGGTCTGCGCGGTCGCGGCCGTCGGCCACACGGTCGAAGAGCCGTCGCGCAACCGCAGCGTGCTCGCCGGCCTGGTGCGCGACCGCGAGAGCCCGCTGGCGACGCGCTTCGAGGTGCGGGCGCCGAACCCGCACACCAACAGCTACCTGGCGATCGCGGCGATGTACCAGGCGATGCTGGACGGCATCTCGTATGCGCTGAAGTCGGGCCGCTCCGCCGGCGAGCTGCAGGCCGAGTTCTCCAAGAAGCCGGGCGAGCCAGGCGCCTACCTGGAGACCGCGCGCGCCTACCGCAGCGAGGCGGACGTCTTCGAGCACTACGACCAGGCCGAGCGCGACCGTCTCTTCGGCAAGCCGCCGGCCACGGTCTTCGAGACGCTGCGCACGCTGGACGCCGATGCCGAGGGCCGCTCGGTGCTGCTGGCCGACGGCGTGTTCGACGAGCGCACGATCAATTCCTACGCCGAAGCGATGCGCACACGCTGGCTGCTGGAGCTGAGCGAGCGCATCCTGGCCGCCAACATGGACGCCGTGCGCGAGTGCCGTCGCATCCACGCCAACGAGCAAAGCGATCTGGTCGACGAGCTGTGGAGCGAGGTCGATGCGCTGCGGCGCCAGTTGGCGCAGGACCGCCGGCTTGAGCCCTCGCTCTTCTCGCGCGTGCGCGCCGCCATCGCCCACCCGGACCATGCGGAGGTGTCCGCGCTGCAGCAGGAGATGAACACGCAGATGGGAGAGCTGCGCCGGCGCTACGTCGCCTATACGCGCAACGTGCTCGATCCACTGCCCGATGCCGCCGCCGTGGACTCGCTGCGCCTCTTCTCCGCCGTGGCGGCCAGCGGCGCCGAGGTCTGA
- the aspS gene encoding aspartate--tRNA(Asn) ligase, giving the protein MERIFASELPNHAGERVRLQGWLHRLRRLSEVTFLVLRDASGLAQVVVHDSALDARLAELHAESVLAVEGLAVAMPQAPGGVELHEPSVEPIAPAAEPPPFDLFRPAIKALLPTILDHAPLSLRHPAHRARFRLAAAAMEGFRQTLRARRFVEIQTPKLVGSATEGGANVFRLDYFGRPAYLAQSPQFYKQIMVGVFERVFEVGPVFRAEPHDTPRHLNEYVSLDAELGFIADHTSVMAVLGDVLRGMLAAVAAECAVELSLLRVELPSVPETIPAIHFAEAQALLARESGEDPRGEPDLAPAHERWLGEWTRREHGSDFLFVAGYPMVKRPFYTHPDPARPAFSNSFDLLFRGLELVTGGQRLHLYADYLAALARNGLDPADFAGYLEAFKHGMPPHGGFAIGLERFVGRLIGAANIREATLFPRDLSRLAP; this is encoded by the coding sequence GTGGAACGTATCTTCGCATCCGAACTGCCGAACCATGCCGGCGAGCGCGTGCGCCTGCAGGGCTGGCTGCACCGCCTGCGCCGCCTGAGCGAGGTGACATTCCTCGTGCTGCGCGATGCGAGCGGACTCGCCCAGGTCGTCGTCCACGACTCGGCGCTCGATGCGCGCCTGGCCGAACTGCACGCCGAGTCGGTGCTCGCGGTCGAAGGGCTGGCGGTGGCGATGCCGCAGGCGCCGGGCGGCGTCGAGCTGCACGAGCCGAGCGTGGAGCCGATCGCGCCCGCCGCCGAACCGCCGCCATTCGACCTCTTCCGCCCCGCGATCAAGGCGCTGCTGCCCACGATCCTCGACCACGCGCCGCTGAGCCTGCGCCACCCGGCGCACCGTGCCCGCTTCCGCCTCGCCGCAGCGGCAATGGAGGGCTTCCGCCAAACCCTGCGGGCGCGGCGCTTCGTCGAGATCCAGACGCCCAAGCTGGTCGGCTCCGCGACGGAGGGCGGCGCCAACGTCTTCCGCCTCGACTACTTCGGCCGGCCGGCATATCTGGCGCAGAGCCCGCAGTTCTACAAGCAGATCATGGTGGGCGTGTTCGAGCGCGTGTTCGAGGTGGGGCCGGTGTTCCGCGCGGAGCCCCACGACACGCCGCGCCACCTGAACGAGTACGTCTCGCTCGACGCCGAGCTGGGCTTCATCGCCGACCACACGAGCGTGATGGCCGTGCTCGGCGACGTGCTCCGCGGCATGCTGGCCGCCGTCGCGGCAGAGTGCGCCGTCGAACTCAGCCTGCTGCGCGTCGAGCTGCCGAGCGTGCCCGAGACGATTCCCGCGATCCACTTCGCCGAGGCGCAGGCGCTGCTGGCGCGCGAGAGCGGTGAAGATCCGCGTGGCGAGCCGGACCTGGCGCCGGCGCACGAGCGCTGGCTGGGCGAGTGGACGCGGCGCGAGCACGGCTCCGATTTCCTCTTCGTCGCGGGCTATCCCATGGTGAAGCGGCCGTTCTACACCCATCCGGATCCGGCGCGGCCCGCCTTCTCGAACAGCTTCGACCTGCTCTTCCGCGGGCTGGAGCTGGTAACCGGCGGCCAGCGCCTGCATCTGTATGCCGACTACCTGGCGGCGCTGGCGCGGAACGGCCTCGATCCGGCGGACTTCGCCGGCTATCTCGAAGCGTTTAAGCACGGCATGCCGCCGCACGGCGGCTTTGCCATCGGCCTGGAGCGCTTCGTCGGCCGGCTGATCGGCGCCGCCAATATTCGCGAGGCGACGCTGTTTCCGCGCGACCTCAGCCGCCTGGCGCCGTAA